The following proteins are encoded in a genomic region of Prochlorothrix hollandica PCC 9006 = CALU 1027:
- a CDS encoding YraN family protein has protein sequence MGQSKNTFQRGLDGEILVAHWLQQQGWQILHHRWRCRGGEVDLVAQWDAGQGGAGALASIALNPAEPTIAFIEVKTRSRGNWDHQGLLAITPQKQVKLLQSAQHFLGQRPEFTALVCRFDVALVQDCGPRAGSDAAAIVPSALTPVPDRPITWHHPIRYSSGYFALHTYIPHAFDGG, from the coding sequence ATGGGCCAATCTAAAAACACGTTCCAGCGGGGACTCGATGGCGAGATCCTTGTTGCCCATTGGCTGCAACAACAGGGTTGGCAGATTTTGCACCACCGTTGGCGCTGTCGGGGGGGGGAGGTGGATCTCGTGGCCCAGTGGGATGCGGGGCAGGGGGGGGCTGGTGCCTTGGCCTCGATCGCCCTGAATCCAGCCGAACCGACGATCGCCTTCATTGAAGTGAAAACCCGCAGCCGAGGCAACTGGGATCACCAGGGTTTGCTGGCCATCACTCCCCAAAAACAGGTCAAACTGCTCCAATCTGCCCAGCATTTTCTGGGGCAACGGCCAGAGTTCACGGCCCTGGTCTGTCGGTTTGATGTGGCCCTGGTGCAGGATTGTGGCCCTAGGGCGGGGTCAGATGCTGCCGCGATCGTCCCCTCTGCCCTCACTCCGGTGCCCGATCGTCCCATCACCTGGCACCATCCCATCCGTTATAGCAGTGGCTATTTTGCCCTCCACACCTATATTCCCCATGCCTTTGACGGGGGATAA
- the pdhA gene encoding pyruvate dehydrogenase (acetyl-transferring) E1 component subunit alpha, whose amino-acid sequence MTQERTAPVYQASADEISREEGLRLYEDMTLGRLFEDKCAEMYYRGKMFGFVHLYNGQEAVSSGVITSLRSDDYVCSTYRDHVHALSAGVPAKQVMAELFGKVTGCSQGRGGSMHLFSSEHNLLGGFAFVAEGIPVAMGAAFQSRYRREVMKDDNADQVSTCFFGDGAANNGQFFECLNMSVLWKLPIIYVVENNKWAIGMAHERATSVPEIYKKGEAFGMPGYEVDGMDPLAVRAVAKKAIARARAGEGPTLIEAMTYRFRGHSLADPDELRSKSEKDFWFSRDPIKRLAAHLTQYNLATPEELKDIERKIQNLVEEAVQFALDSPEPDPKDLTRYIFAED is encoded by the coding sequence ATGACGCAAGAAAGAACCGCACCCGTTTATCAGGCCAGCGCCGATGAGATTTCCCGTGAGGAAGGACTGAGGCTCTATGAAGACATGACCCTGGGGCGCTTGTTTGAGGACAAGTGCGCTGAAATGTATTACCGGGGCAAAATGTTTGGCTTTGTCCACCTTTATAACGGCCAGGAAGCCGTCTCATCGGGGGTCATCACCTCCCTGCGCTCCGATGACTATGTGTGCAGCACCTACCGAGACCATGTCCATGCCCTCAGCGCGGGGGTTCCCGCCAAGCAGGTCATGGCGGAACTGTTCGGCAAGGTCACGGGCTGTAGCCAAGGTCGGGGCGGTTCCATGCACCTGTTTTCCTCGGAGCATAACCTGTTGGGGGGCTTTGCCTTTGTGGCGGAAGGGATCCCCGTGGCCATGGGGGCGGCGTTCCAGTCCCGCTATCGCCGGGAAGTGATGAAGGATGACAACGCGGATCAGGTCAGCACCTGTTTCTTTGGGGATGGGGCGGCTAATAATGGCCAGTTCTTCGAGTGCCTCAATATGTCGGTGCTGTGGAAGTTGCCGATTATTTATGTGGTGGAAAATAACAAGTGGGCGATCGGCATGGCCCATGAGCGAGCCACCTCTGTCCCGGAGATCTACAAAAAAGGGGAAGCCTTCGGGATGCCCGGTTATGAGGTAGACGGCATGGATCCCTTAGCGGTGCGGGCTGTGGCTAAGAAAGCCATTGCGCGGGCGCGGGCGGGGGAAGGACCGACCCTGATCGAGGCTATGACCTATCGCTTCCGGGGTCACTCTTTGGCGGATCCCGATGAACTGCGATCGAAGAGCGAGAAAGATTTCTGGTTCTCCCGCGATCCCATTAAGCGTCTGGCGGCCCACCTCACCCAATACAATTTGGCCACCCCTGAGGAACTCAAGGACATTGAGCGCAAGATCCAAAACCTGGTGGAAGAGGCGGTACAGTTTGCCCTAGACAGTCCTGAACCCGATCCCAAGGATTTGACCCGCTATATCTTTGCGGAAGATTAG
- a CDS encoding pentapeptide repeat-containing protein: MTETLARLGTESLTQSQHHGSKNHGSKNHGSKNHGSKNHGSKNHGSKIPWAARIPDR; the protein is encoded by the coding sequence ATCACAGAAACCCTAGCCAGATTAGGCACCGAGTCCCTAACCCAGTCTCAACACCACGGGTCTAAAAATCACGGGTCTAAAAATCACGGGTCTAAAAATCACGGGTCTAAAAATCACGGGTCTAAAAATCACGGGTCTAAAATCCCTTGGGCTGCACGGATTCCCGACAGATAG
- a CDS encoding flavin monoamine oxidase family protein yields MDRRHFLTLSSFAALAPFLSHCAANSSGVVRGAAGSSVLIVGAGIAGLAAARQLADRGVAVTVLEGRDRLGGRIWTSQHWPDVPVDLGASWIHGVQGNPITALADAIAAPRVETSYESALIYDTSGQPLGAKGEAALGDLEDALVAALTAAQDQDGDQSIQAAVDRAFKPAQLSPSRRQQLNFVLNSFIEQEYGSDVAQLSAHWFDAGEEFGGEDALLPQGYGKIIEYLAQDIPIKLNQVVTAIRYDDRRVTVVTNQGEFEADRAIITLPLGVLQSGAVTFSPPLPAPQQEALATLAMGLLNKCCLRFPRRFWTPDYDWLGYISPEKGQWSEWLNLERSSQQPLLLAFSTGQFGQALETWDDETIVADALTVLRRIHGSKIPDPVDYQITRWAQDPFSLGSYSYNPVGTNAKTRKTLAQPVGDRLFLAGEATSPDYFATVHGAYLSGIRAAQGILDP; encoded by the coding sequence ATGGATAGACGACATTTTCTGACCCTATCTAGTTTTGCGGCTCTCGCGCCTTTCCTCAGCCACTGTGCCGCCAATTCCTCAGGGGTAGTCCGTGGGGCTGCTGGATCCTCAGTGCTGATTGTGGGGGCGGGCATCGCGGGGTTGGCGGCGGCGCGGCAGTTGGCGGATCGGGGGGTGGCCGTGACCGTGTTGGAGGGGCGCGATCGCCTGGGGGGACGGATTTGGACCAGCCAACACTGGCCCGATGTTCCCGTGGATCTGGGGGCATCCTGGATCCATGGAGTTCAGGGCAACCCCATCACCGCCTTAGCCGATGCCATCGCCGCCCCCAGGGTGGAAACCAGCTATGAATCCGCATTAATCTACGACACCTCAGGTCAGCCCCTGGGAGCCAAGGGCGAAGCAGCCTTAGGGGATCTGGAAGATGCTCTGGTAGCCGCCCTCACCGCCGCCCAAGATCAGGATGGGGATCAAAGCATTCAAGCCGCCGTCGATCGCGCCTTCAAACCGGCCCAACTCAGCCCCAGCCGTCGCCAGCAGCTTAACTTTGTCCTCAATAGCTTCATCGAACAGGAGTATGGGTCCGACGTGGCCCAACTGTCAGCCCACTGGTTTGATGCTGGTGAGGAATTTGGGGGTGAAGATGCCCTATTGCCCCAGGGTTACGGAAAAATCATTGAATATCTGGCCCAAGATATCCCCATTAAGCTGAATCAGGTGGTTACCGCCATTCGCTATGACGATCGCCGGGTGACCGTGGTGACCAACCAGGGGGAATTTGAGGCCGATCGGGCCATCATCACCCTGCCCCTCGGTGTATTGCAGTCCGGTGCCGTGACCTTCTCTCCTCCCCTGCCCGCTCCCCAGCAGGAGGCGTTGGCCACCTTGGCCATGGGGCTGCTCAACAAATGTTGTCTGCGGTTTCCCCGCCGTTTCTGGACCCCGGATTATGACTGGTTGGGCTATATTTCCCCTGAAAAAGGCCAGTGGTCTGAGTGGCTCAACTTGGAGCGTAGCAGTCAACAGCCCCTGCTCCTGGCCTTCAGTACGGGGCAGTTTGGTCAAGCCCTGGAGACCTGGGACGATGAGACCATTGTGGCTGATGCCCTGACGGTGTTGCGGCGCATCCATGGATCCAAGATTCCAGACCCCGTGGATTACCAAATTACCCGCTGGGCGCAGGATCCCTTTAGCCTGGGATCTTATTCTTACAATCCGGTGGGAACCAATGCTAAGACCCGCAAGACGCTAGCGCAGCCCGTGGGCGATCGCCTCTTCTTGGCCGGGGAAGCCACCTCCCCAGACTACTTTGCCACCGTCCATGGTGCCTATCTGTCGGGAATCCGTGCAGCCCAAGGGATTTTAGACCCGTGA
- a CDS encoding SAM-dependent methyltransferase, translating into MTLTTSFTNIQKYMPVIGDMSIKTPIAYRSTRLMASLVNATQMTLGEAYVQGLEIPDSLFRAIFKTSMTLFFQYCPGLLAPYDWVLEESDKLAESSRELMRVQYDLPQAMLNQMLGDWSVIYPKYSTGFWQGGATTLEEAQMHMIDQVIDRLGITDGDNILDFGCGWGCVPNYILSKFPNVRFTGLNLSHQQCEYMRQKMEDPTSYLSSGRFTLYEGDLNEAQFTEKFDKILSIGVFCHVGNLTGAFQKLASFLKHDGKVLIHIITVKTPNNMSSGFTHKYIFPHGRYWNYDAVPSCNRDLKTIDRWYMNGINYHKTLTAWLERFDAAQDQVKTLDYAMDYGKFRRIWRFYLLMLGTIFATCDGEYNGNGQYLLTHT; encoded by the coding sequence ATGACTTTAACAACATCGTTTACCAACATCCAAAAGTATATGCCCGTGATTGGCGATATGTCGATCAAGACCCCGATCGCCTATCGATCGACCCGCTTGATGGCTAGTCTTGTCAATGCGACCCAAATGACTTTAGGGGAAGCCTATGTCCAGGGCTTGGAAATTCCCGACTCCCTGTTTCGGGCTATTTTTAAGACCTCTATGACCCTGTTCTTTCAGTACTGTCCGGGTCTTTTAGCCCCCTATGATTGGGTCTTAGAAGAATCGGATAAACTGGCGGAATCGTCACGGGAATTGATGCGGGTGCAGTATGATTTACCCCAAGCCATGCTCAATCAAATGCTGGGGGATTGGTCGGTGATTTATCCCAAGTACAGCACTGGGTTTTGGCAAGGGGGGGCGACGACCCTGGAAGAGGCCCAAATGCACATGATTGATCAGGTGATCGATCGCCTAGGCATTACTGACGGTGACAACATTTTGGACTTTGGCTGTGGTTGGGGTTGTGTGCCCAATTATATCCTCTCTAAATTTCCCAATGTCCGGTTTACGGGGCTGAATTTAAGTCACCAGCAGTGTGAGTATATGCGCCAGAAAATGGAGGATCCCACCAGTTACCTGAGTTCAGGTCGGTTTACGCTCTATGAAGGGGACTTAAATGAGGCACAGTTTACTGAGAAGTTTGATAAAATCCTGTCCATTGGGGTTTTCTGTCATGTGGGCAATCTCACCGGAGCATTTCAAAAACTAGCCTCTTTTCTGAAGCATGACGGCAAGGTTTTGATCCATATTATTACGGTCAAAACCCCCAATAATATGTCCTCTGGGTTTACCCACAAGTATATTTTCCCCCATGGCCGCTATTGGAACTATGATGCGGTTCCCAGTTGTAATCGTGATTTGAAAACCATCGATCGCTGGTATATGAATGGCATCAATTACCATAAAACCTTAACGGCTTGGCTAGAGCGTTTTGATGCAGCCCAAGATCAGGTCAAGACCTTGGACTATGCCATGGACTATGGTAAGTTTCGTCGTATTTGGCGTTTTTATTTACTGATGCTGGGCACGATTTTTGCCACTTGTGATGGGGAATATAATGGCAATGGCCAGTATTTACTAACCCATACTTAA
- a CDS encoding acyl-CoA desaturase — protein MRKFSTLTTIFYLMGPILIITSHFGSLLVLVTGLSWGSVAWIVWLYLIRMLGTTAIYHRLLTHKSYQVPALVAWLGSIITASAGQMGPSWWKAHHLAHHQYVEQDGDPHSPYVPAQGLKGFYWSQGGWILSSHFFPDKLPSDLEKDPVMRAIDRLHFVPTLALAGLSYGMGGLEYLAAFFLSTTLLFHGVQTVNSLSHLWGSQPFKTADQSRNNALVAFLTLGEGWHNLHHAFPFSCRQGITLKEGQVVYLIDPTFSFVKVLESLSLATKIRVPSEADLLGRAKDSPTPPPSSSMAAKTLVKS, from the coding sequence ATGAGGAAATTTTCCACACTGACCACTATTTTCTACTTGATGGGTCCGATATTAATTATTACGAGTCACTTTGGATCATTACTCGTTTTAGTGACGGGATTGTCCTGGGGTTCTGTGGCCTGGATTGTTTGGCTTTATCTGATTCGGATGTTGGGAACGACGGCCATTTACCATCGCCTACTGACCCATAAAAGTTATCAAGTCCCTGCCCTGGTGGCGTGGTTGGGCAGCATTATAACGGCATCGGCGGGGCAGATGGGTCCCAGTTGGTGGAAAGCCCATCATTTAGCCCACCATCAATATGTGGAACAGGATGGCGATCCCCACTCTCCCTATGTCCCCGCCCAGGGCTTAAAGGGCTTTTACTGGTCCCAAGGGGGCTGGATCCTGTCCTCCCACTTTTTCCCTGATAAGTTACCCAGTGATCTGGAAAAAGATCCCGTCATGCGGGCGATCGATCGTCTCCATTTTGTCCCGACTCTGGCCTTAGCGGGTCTCTCCTATGGGATGGGTGGCCTGGAATATTTAGCTGCTTTCTTCCTCAGCACCACCCTCCTTTTCCATGGAGTCCAAACCGTCAATTCTTTGAGCCATTTATGGGGTAGCCAACCCTTTAAAACGGCGGATCAAAGTCGCAATAATGCCCTGGTTGCGTTCCTGACCCTGGGGGAAGGGTGGCACAATCTTCACCATGCGTTTCCCTTTTCCTGTCGCCAGGGTATCACCCTCAAGGAGGGACAGGTGGTCTACCTGATTGACCCCACCTTTAGCTTTGTTAAGGTGCTGGAATCCTTATCCCTGGCCACTAAGATCCGGGTGCCCTCAGAGGCGGATCTGCTAGGACGGGCTAAGGATTCCCCAACTCCGCCTCCCAGCTCATCTATGGCGGCTAAAACCCTGGTTAAATCCTAA
- a CDS encoding sulfotransferase: protein MVISSNPPVQTPTPGSYALVVGNGRSGTNWLLSMLAASPQTHCRNEPHDIASSPFHRLPSASEIRQDPDLMADRWRQFVLWTTTHMGERDHRITAPKTYVHPLSQKLGVAYFPVRPKIRRALMLVLPALRQAEWLMPWWIGSQSRLGQATGVLKINDLRAWIVRWVLETQPQVPVLHIVRHPGGQLQSGMSRFFSGLTAAQRESETQLYRGILKTAIQVDPHWREVLGDESHLDRLDLMEAVAWFWRYNNEEIYTLGQQYPNYHLVVYEQLALAPLDYARQVYDACGLAYTPAVEAHINAGTRQSVWGKLSQSSAEVAQSWKKKLSLEYQALAQQVLEGSVMAPWWSDGPG from the coding sequence ATGGTTATTTCCTCTAATCCCCCCGTCCAAACCCCAACACCGGGTTCCTATGCTTTGGTGGTTGGCAATGGCCGATCGGGCACTAATTGGCTGCTCAGCATGTTAGCGGCTAGTCCCCAGACCCATTGCCGCAACGAACCCCACGACATTGCCAGTTCCCCCTTCCATCGCCTCCCCAGTGCCTCGGAGATTCGCCAAGATCCCGATCTGATGGCCGATCGTTGGCGGCAGTTTGTCCTCTGGACGACCACCCACATGGGGGAGCGGGACCATCGCATCACGGCCCCTAAAACCTATGTCCATCCCCTTTCCCAAAAATTGGGGGTAGCCTATTTCCCGGTCCGTCCTAAAATTCGTCGCGCCTTAATGTTGGTTCTTCCCGCTCTACGACAGGCGGAATGGTTGATGCCGTGGTGGATTGGTTCCCAGTCTCGCCTAGGGCAAGCCACTGGGGTGCTGAAAATTAATGATCTCAGGGCTTGGATTGTGCGCTGGGTTCTGGAAACGCAGCCGCAGGTGCCGGTGCTCCATATTGTGCGCCACCCTGGTGGTCAGTTGCAATCTGGGATGAGTCGCTTTTTTTCCGGTTTAACGGCGGCGCAACGGGAGTCCGAGACCCAGTTGTATCGCGGGATTTTGAAAACCGCCATTCAGGTGGATCCCCATTGGCGCGAGGTGCTAGGGGACGAGTCCCACCTCGATCGCCTGGACCTGATGGAAGCCGTGGCCTGGTTTTGGCGATATAACAATGAGGAAATTTATACCCTGGGCCAGCAGTATCCCAACTATCACTTGGTAGTTTATGAGCAACTGGCCCTTGCGCCCTTGGACTATGCCCGCCAGGTCTATGACGCTTGTGGCCTAGCCTACACCCCAGCCGTCGAAGCCCACATTAACGCCGGTACCCGCCAATCGGTGTGGGGCAAGTTGTCCCAGTCGTCAGCGGAAGTGGCCCAGTCCTGGAAGAAAAAGTTGAGCCTAGAGTATCAAGCCTTAGCCCAGCAGGTTTTGGAGGGCAGTGTTATGGCTCCCTGGTGGAGCGATGGGCCGGGGTAA
- a CDS encoding Uma2 family endonuclease codes for MDTPPPARASIVPRLPTSEELPHSDDTPVDNEDQNLLPNWLFAVLDRMWADRPDWYFAVDMAVYDRDGQSRRTPTIIPDGFLALGVPRYRYPDRGRLSYVIAEEGDVVPQFALEYVSHAYGGEYDRKFEIYAQLGVLYYAIYNEKHRHSRRKARYQGWGLHRNGSVAAAPAESGYTVDALEVYRLDQGHYRRLLGDPVWMPEIGLGLGRVQGVLQGRQREWLAWFNGQGLAYPLVQEIADRAEQEADQERQRANQERQRANQEQQRANQEQQRANQEQQRADQEQQRADQERSARLALLQQLRNRGLDLDQLGLGDDQPPA; via the coding sequence ATGGATACACCCCCCCCGGCCCGCGCCTCGATCGTCCCCCGCCTTCCCACCAGTGAAGAACTCCCCCATTCCGATGACACGCCTGTGGATAATGAAGACCAGAATCTGTTGCCCAATTGGCTGTTTGCGGTGTTGGATCGGATGTGGGCCGATCGCCCGGATTGGTATTTTGCTGTGGATATGGCGGTGTACGATCGCGACGGCCAGAGTCGCCGAACCCCCACCATTATTCCCGATGGTTTCCTGGCCCTGGGGGTCCCCCGCTATCGTTACCCCGATCGGGGACGACTCAGTTATGTGATTGCTGAAGAGGGGGACGTGGTGCCCCAGTTTGCCCTGGAATATGTGTCCCATGCCTATGGGGGCGAGTACGATCGCAAGTTTGAGATCTATGCCCAATTGGGAGTGCTGTATTACGCCATTTATAACGAAAAACATCGTCACAGTCGCCGTAAAGCCCGCTATCAAGGCTGGGGACTGCACCGCAATGGCAGTGTAGCCGCTGCTCCCGCTGAATCTGGGTATACGGTGGATGCCCTGGAAGTCTATCGGTTGGATCAGGGCCATTATCGGCGGTTGCTGGGGGATCCGGTGTGGATGCCGGAGATTGGTCTCGGCTTGGGGCGAGTGCAGGGGGTTTTACAGGGCCGTCAGCGGGAATGGCTGGCTTGGTTTAATGGGCAGGGGCTGGCCTATCCCTTGGTGCAGGAAATCGCCGATCGGGCAGAGCAAGAGGCTGACCAGGAACGGCAGCGGGCCAATCAAGAACGGCAGCGGGCCAATCAAGAACAGCAGCGGGCCAATCAAGAACAGCAGCGAGCCAATCAAGAACAGCAGCGGGCCGACCAGGAACAGCAGCGGGCCGACCAGGAACGATCGGCGCGGCTGGCCCTGTTGCAACAGCTCCGCAACAGGGGTCTCGATCTGGATCAACTGGGCTTAGGGGATGATCAGCCCCCCGCCTAG
- the surE gene encoding 5'/3'-nucleotidase SurE — protein sequence MAPHILVSNDDGIFALGIKTLANTLARSGYRVTVVCPDRERSATGHGLTLHRPIRAEAIDTVFDPGIRAWACSGTPSDCVKLALGALLDSPPDFVYSGINHGPNLGSDVLYSGTVSAAMEGTIDGIPSVAFSLADFTGTDFQPAADFACALIPHLQAHPLPPAILLSVNVPPLPTSAMAGVMITRQGVRRYVDSFERRQDPRGKTYFWLAGEVLEEVIDPHSPPALLTDVQAMGLNYITLTPLQYNLTAFDALASLQSLPLPPLA from the coding sequence ATGGCTCCCCATATCCTTGTGAGCAATGATGATGGCATTTTTGCCCTTGGGATCAAGACCCTGGCCAACACCCTGGCCCGATCTGGTTATCGGGTCACCGTGGTTTGTCCCGATCGCGAGCGATCGGCCACGGGCCACGGACTCACCCTGCACCGACCGATTCGCGCCGAAGCAATCGACACCGTTTTCGACCCAGGGATCCGAGCCTGGGCCTGTTCTGGCACCCCCTCCGACTGCGTCAAGCTAGCCCTGGGGGCACTGCTGGACAGTCCCCCCGATTTTGTCTACTCCGGCATTAACCACGGGCCAAACCTGGGTAGCGATGTGCTGTACTCCGGCACCGTATCCGCCGCCATGGAAGGGACGATCGACGGCATCCCCAGCGTTGCCTTCAGCCTTGCAGACTTCACCGGCACCGACTTCCAACCCGCCGCCGATTTTGCCTGCGCCCTCATTCCCCACCTCCAAGCCCACCCCCTGCCCCCCGCCATCCTCCTCAGCGTCAATGTGCCTCCCCTCCCCACCTCGGCCATGGCTGGCGTTATGATCACCCGCCAAGGGGTCCGTCGCTATGTGGACAGCTTTGAACGGCGACAGGATCCCAGGGGCAAAACCTATTTCTGGTTAGCGGGGGAAGTCCTGGAAGAAGTGATTGATCCCCACAGCCCCCCGGCCCTGCTCACCGATGTCCAGGCCATGGGTCTCAACTACATCACCCTGACACCGCTGCAATATAACCTCACCGCCTTCGATGCCCTCGCCAGCCTCCAAAGCTTACCCCTGCCGCCTTTGGCTTAG
- a CDS encoding DUF58 domain-containing protein — MTLFHRLSHWLENHWANPAYGGWVLGSLSTFFFIAATNTLSGWLYVMSGLGLALVLLSGYLAHQGVQRLLLRRLPIEPVSAGDWLTITLHLENPQAETRSLFELEDQVPPALGSQLPPQGGKPQRQALQRLPPHEIQTWTYTYPTQRRGVYRWDRITVRSAAPLGLCWARRDYSAPARAVVYPTVLPLAQCPLLDQLGREQDPQFSSQQRPQSATEGVTRTLRPYRWGDSMRLIHWRTSARHGDLRVRELEGFQGGIGVVLALDTESPWAVAQPGDQPTPGSKPGEAGTIAENFEQAVIAVASLYFYARQHQLPVQFWSADTGLLEGDRSILEVLAAIQPQTTPSPQPPAPATPGVAHRHPPEPRHLTGGKPLAPLAGDRAIGLHPRPPPLGVPQVSRSRHGIQPSPRAE, encoded by the coding sequence ATGACCCTATTCCATCGCCTCAGCCACTGGCTTGAAAACCACTGGGCAAACCCAGCCTATGGGGGTTGGGTTCTGGGCAGTTTATCCACCTTCTTCTTTATTGCCGCCACCAACACCCTCTCCGGCTGGCTCTATGTCATGAGCGGTTTGGGCCTTGCCCTGGTGCTGTTGTCCGGTTATCTGGCCCACCAGGGGGTGCAACGCCTGCTGCTGCGCCGCCTGCCCATAGAACCCGTCAGCGCCGGGGACTGGCTGACCATTACCCTGCACCTGGAAAATCCCCAGGCTGAGACCCGCAGTCTCTTTGAACTAGAGGATCAGGTGCCCCCGGCCCTGGGGAGCCAATTACCCCCCCAAGGGGGCAAGCCCCAACGCCAAGCCCTCCAGCGGTTGCCTCCCCACGAGATTCAGACCTGGACCTACACCTACCCCACCCAACGGCGGGGGGTCTATCGCTGGGATCGGATTACCGTGCGCAGCGCCGCCCCCCTAGGACTCTGTTGGGCGCGGCGGGATTACTCAGCACCGGCGCGGGCCGTGGTCTACCCCACTGTCTTACCCCTGGCCCAATGCCCCCTCTTGGATCAACTGGGACGGGAACAGGATCCCCAGTTTTCGAGCCAACAGCGCCCCCAATCCGCCACCGAAGGGGTGACCCGCACCCTGCGCCCCTATCGCTGGGGCGATTCCATGCGTCTGATTCACTGGCGCACCAGTGCCCGCCATGGGGATCTGCGGGTGCGGGAGTTGGAGGGCTTCCAGGGCGGGATCGGGGTGGTGTTGGCCTTGGATACGGAATCCCCTTGGGCCGTGGCCCAGCCAGGGGATCAGCCAACCCCAGGATCAAAGCCAGGGGAGGCGGGGACGATCGCCGAAAACTTTGAACAGGCGGTTATTGCCGTGGCTTCCCTCTATTTCTATGCACGGCAACACCAGTTACCGGTGCAGTTCTGGAGCGCTGACACTGGGTTATTGGAGGGCGATCGCTCCATCCTCGAAGTCCTCGCCGCCATCCAACCCCAGACCACCCCCAGCCCCCAGCCCCCTGCCCCCGCAACCCCTGGTGTGGCTCACCGCCACCCCCCAGAGCCTCGGCACCTTACCGGAGGGAAGCCGCTGGCTCCTCTGGCCGGGGATCGGGCGATCGGTCTCCACCCCAGACCCCCGCCTCTGGGAGTCCCACAAGTTTCCCGGTCTCGTCATGGGATCCAGCCTAGCCCCAGGGCAGAATAG